A stretch of DNA from Desmospora activa DSM 45169:
CACCGGTGGAGGCGAATTGGCGCATGAGGTGTTGGAAGCCTTTGGCGGCGGAGAAAATATCACCAACCTGGACGCCTGCATCAGCCGTCTGCGCATCAATGTAAAAGACGCCTCCCAAGTGGACAAAGATCGCCTAAAGAAGCTGGGTGCATCCGGTGTGTTGGTTTACGGCGAAAGTGTGCAAGCCATCTTTGGTACCCAATCTGACATCATTAAAGGACAGATGCAGGATATTATGCGCGGAAAGAAACCACGCGCCGCTGAACCGATTCAAACCGAAGCGGACGGAAGTATCCGCGTCAGTGACGGTCGGGATGAAATCGGGGCACCGATGAAAGGGAAAATCCTATCCATCACCGAGGTGCCGGATGAAGTATTCGCCGGCAAAATGATGGGTGAAGGCTTTGCTATCGAACCCAGCGACGGTACCGTCGTCTCCCCAGTAGACGGCAAAGTAATCAATGTCTTCCCTACCAAACACGCCATCGGCATCCAATCCGACAACGGCATTGAAATCCTGCTCCATGTTGGCATTGATACTGTCAAGATGGAAGGGGAAGGCTTTACACTCCATGTGGAACAAGGAGCAACCGTCAAACGCGGTCAGAAACTCCTAAAGGTAGATCTGGATCTCGTCCGGAAAAAAGCAAAATCCACCATCACCCCCATCGTCATCACCAATCTATCTGAAGGGGAAAAGGTGGATCTACTCAAAGAAGGAGACGTTGGCTCCGGGGAAACAGGGATTGTCGCTATCAGCACGGAGTAAATAGAAAATCGGTCAATATGGCCACAGGCTGCTGATCTTATTCAGCAGCCTTTTTATATACACAAGTATGAAGAAACCGTCGACAAATCCCACCAACCGATACAGATCCAATTGTGGTTTAAGGCGTCTTACGCTTGTAAACTTGAATAGCAGCAATGGAGAAAGCAAGGAGAATACACGCCCAACATAACAAGGTAATCCATGCGCTGTTTCCAACAGAGTTACTCATCAACAAGGAACGTACGGTTTCAATCATTGGTGTCATAGGCTGGTATTCGGCAAATGAACGGACGATCTATGAGATCGACAAGAGAACGCTGTGTAGGAAAGTTTCGCTTTAAAAACTGGAGTAGATGACCGTTAGCCTGGTCCAATTTTTCTCACCTCGTTGATCGATTCTAATCTATAAAGTCAATTTCAATCTCATCCCAGATGTCGACGAGCCTTTTTTCTTAGTTCGGTGGGGAGGGACACACCCTCACACGCCAACAAACAAAAACCACCGGCTCAACCGGTGGTCTTTCACTCACTCCCCGTCCTTATCCCCAAACAAGCGCAAATATTTCCCATATCCTTCCTGCTCCAGCTCCTCCTTTGGAATAAAACGCAGGGCGGCAGAGTTGATGCAGTAGCGTAAACCCTCCGGTCCAGGGCCGTCGGGAAAGACGTGGCCCAGGTGGGAGTCGGCGGTTTTGCTGCGGACTTCAGTGCGGATCATACCATGGCTCTTGTCCTCATGCTCTTCAATCTCTTCCTTAGCAATCGGTTTGGTAAAGCTGGGCCAGCCGCAACCGGCATCGTATTGGTCCACGGAGCTAAACAACGGTTCACCGGAGACGATATCGACGTAGATCCCTTCTCGGTTGTTATTCCAATACTCATTGTGAAAGGGCGGTTCCGTGCCGTTTTCCTGGGTTACCTGATATTGTAGCGGTGTCAATCGCTCTTTTAACTCCTGTTGATTCGGCTTCTGAAAGTCAGCCAATTGGATCTCTCCTTCTTTACTTTTTCAACATCTTCTGCATCCGGTTGGCCGCCTCAATCACATAGGGGATCACTTCCCACATTCGCTCCAAGGTTAAGCGGCCCACCGGACCGGAGACGGCCAGTGCAGCGATAATTTTGCCGTAGCGGTTAAAGATGGGGACGGCGACAGCGGAGGTGCCCGCTTCTCGTTCCTCTACACTGGTAGCGTAACCTTCTTTCTTAATTACTTGCAATTGTTGCAAGTACTCCCCCTGATCCACCGACTGCGGCCAAGCCGGATCGCCTAAGATCAAGGCTTGCTCCGACGGCTCGGCAAAAGCCGTCAGCACTTTGCTGGATGCGCCCACCGCCAGCGGCATGCGCGCCCCGATCGGAGCGATGCGGCGAATCGTTTGGTTGCTCTCCACCGCTTGTACCCGAATCCGCTCAAATCCGTCACGGATGTATAGGCTGACCGTTTCCTCGATCGTATCGCGCAACTTTTCCATCTCCGGCAGAAACAGCGTAGCGGGATCGTCGGATTGGGAAAGATGAGCGGACAACTCCCAAATGCGAAAGCCTAAGCGATATTTTTCGGTGTCACCGTCGCGAATAAGAAACCCCTTCTCTTCTAGGGTGGCCAACAGACGGTACACTGTGCTTTTATTTAACTCCGTCATCCGCGCAATTTCCGTCAGGCTCAGTTCCGGCTCCTGGGTAAAGCAGAGCAGGATGTCCAAAGCACGCTCGGCGGCGCGCACGGTTTTTTTCGTTTCCATCGCGGATTGCCCCTTTAGTTCCACTTATTGAAAATTATTTTTATCGTTCAATTATACCCGTATTTTTTCCAGTTTGAAAGAGAGAATTAGACGAATCAGGGGTATACAAAGAGAAGGAGTCCATTGTATAATGAAAACGAAAAAGAAACGCGGTTTCAATAAGCGAAACAATGCGTTGGTACTCATCCTTTTCCAAGGAGGTTTTCCACATGTCCAAAAAGGATTTGTTTGGCGTGCGCACCAAGCTCTCCGCCGCCGGCAACGATTATCATTACTATCGCCTCGCCGGTTTGGAGGAGCAAGGTGTGGGGCCTGTCTCTCGTCTTCCCTTTTCCATCAAGGTACTGTTGGAAGCGGCCATCCGTCAACATGACGGTGTTGGCGTCACTAAGGATCACATCGAACAATTGGCCAACTGGGCCGATCGGTCGGAGCAAAATGAGGTGGCGTTTAAACCCGCCCGTATCGTATTGCAGGATTTCACCGGTGTACCCGCTGTCGTGGATCTGGCGGCACTCCGTTCCGCGATGCAACGGGTAGGCGGAAACCCGGACCGCATCAACCCCCTCATTCCGGTGGATCTGGTAATTGACCACTCCGTGATGGTGGATAAATTCGGAACCGAAGATGCCCTTGAGTACAACATGAACCGCGAATTTGAACGGAACGAAGAACGGTATCGCTTGCTGCGCTGGGCCAAAGAAGCCTTTGCCAACTTTAGCGCCGTCCCTCCGGCCACCGGAATCGTGCACCAGGTAAACCTGGAGTATCTGGCGAAAGTGGCCGCTACCCGCGAAGTGGACGGTGAAACGGAAGTCTTCCCGGACTCCCTCGTCGGTACCGACTCCCACACCACCATGATCAACGGCTTGGGCGTCGTCGGCTGGGGCGTAGGTGGGATCGAGGCGGAAGCCGGCATGTTGGGACAACCGCTCTACTTCCTTACCCCAGATGTAATCGGCTTCAAGTTGACTGGCCAGCTGGCTGAAGGTGCCACCGCTACCGACTTGGCCCTTACTGTTACCCAGATGCTACGGCAAAAAGGGGTAGTGGGCAAATTTGTCGAGTTCTACGGCCCTGGTCTCTCCAACATCAGCTTGGCAGACCGCGCCACCGTGGCCAACATGGCCCCTGAGTACGGCGCCACCATCGGTTTCTTCCCGGTAGACGAAGAATCCCTCAACTACATGCGTAACACCGGTCGCGACAACGATTTGGTGGAGCTGGTGAAGGAATACTACACTGCACAAGGGATGTTCCGTACCGACGATACCCCGGATCCGGTATTTACTGATACGATTGAATTGGATCTGGCCGACGTCAAACCCAGCTTAGCCGGTCCGCGTCGTCCCCAGGATCGCATCGAGCTGACTGATATGAAGAAAACTTGGGATGAGACGCTGACGAAGCCGATTGAAGAAGGCGGTTTCGGTGCCACTGAGGCCTCCAAAAAAGTAGCGGTGGAAATGGACGGCAAACGCTTTGAGCTGGACAACGGCTCTGTCGTCATCGCCGCTATCACCAGCTGTACCAACACCTCCAACCCGTCGGTGATGCTGGGTGCTGCCTTGGTTGCCCATAAAGCGGTACAAAAAGGGTTGACTGTGCCCCCTTATGTCAAAACCAGTCTCACCCCCGGTTCCAAAGTAGTGACCGAGTATCTGGAGAAATCCGGTATGATGAGCTCGCTCAATCAACTGGGCTTCACTTTGGCTGGATACGGCTGTGCGACCTGTATCGGAAACAGCGGTCCGCTGCCGGAGGAAATCTCGCAGGCGATCAACGATAACGACTTGACCGTGGCTTCCGTTTTGTCCGGAAACCGCAACTTTGAAGGACGGATTCATCCTGACGTCAAAGCCAACTACCTGGCATCACCTCCCTTGGTAGTGGCCTATGCCCTCGCCGGAACCGTCGATATCGACTTCGCTACCGACCCGATCGGACATGATGCGGACGGTAACGCAGTTTACTTTAAAGATCTATGGCCCTCCAACGCAGAAGTGCAAAAAACGGTGGAGGCGTCAATGAACGCCGATCAGTTCCGGGAGCAGTATGCTCGTGTCTTTGACGCCAATGAGCGCTGGAACCAAATGGATACCCCTGAAGGGGAATTGTACGAGTGGGACGAAAACTCCACCTACATCCAAGAGCCGCCTTTCTTTGTGGATCTCTCCCCGGAAGTGGAAGCGATCCAGGAAATCAATGGCGCCCGCGCATTGGCCATTTTGAAGGATTCCGTCACCACGGACCATATCTCTCCTGCCGGTGCCATCGCACCCAGCAGCCCGGCTGGAAAATACCTAAAAGATCATGGTGTCGAGCCGCGTGACTTCAACTCCTACGGTTCCCGCCGCGGAAACGATCGCGTTATGACCCGGGGTACCTTTGCCAACATCCGCATCCGCAACCAGATGGTACCGGGGACAGAAGGCGGATTTACCAAACATGTGCCTTCCGGTGAAACATTGGCGATCTATGACGCCGCTATGAAGTACAAAGAAGAAAACACTCCACTGGTGGTTTTGGCCGGTAAAGAATACGGCACCGGCTCCTCCCGTGACTGGGCGGCTAAAGGAACCAACCTGCTGGGCGTCAAAGCCGTCATCGCGGAAAGCTTTGAGCGGATTCACCGTAGCAACCTCGTCGGTATGGGTGTTCTGCCACTGCAATTCTCCGAAGGGGACAGCTGGCAATCCCTTGGCTTAACCGGTGAGGAGAGCTTTGACATCCTCGGTCTGGATGATAACATCCAACCGTTCCAAACCTTAAAAGTA
This window harbors:
- the msrB gene encoding peptide-methionine (R)-S-oxide reductase MsrB; this translates as MADFQKPNQQELKERLTPLQYQVTQENGTEPPFHNEYWNNNREGIYVDIVSGEPLFSSVDQYDAGCGWPSFTKPIAKEEIEEHEDKSHGMIRTEVRSKTADSHLGHVFPDGPGPEGLRYCINSAALRFIPKEELEQEGYGKYLRLFGDKDGE
- a CDS encoding IclR family transcriptional regulator, whose translation is METKKTVRAAERALDILLCFTQEPELSLTEIARMTELNKSTVYRLLATLEEKGFLIRDGDTEKYRLGFRIWELSAHLSQSDDPATLFLPEMEKLRDTIEETVSLYIRDGFERIRVQAVESNQTIRRIAPIGARMPLAVGASSKVLTAFAEPSEQALILGDPAWPQSVDQGEYLQQLQVIKKEGYATSVEEREAGTSAVAVPIFNRYGKIIAALAVSGPVGRLTLERMWEVIPYVIEAANRMQKMLKK
- the acnA gene encoding aconitate hydratase AcnA, giving the protein MSKKDLFGVRTKLSAAGNDYHYYRLAGLEEQGVGPVSRLPFSIKVLLEAAIRQHDGVGVTKDHIEQLANWADRSEQNEVAFKPARIVLQDFTGVPAVVDLAALRSAMQRVGGNPDRINPLIPVDLVIDHSVMVDKFGTEDALEYNMNREFERNEERYRLLRWAKEAFANFSAVPPATGIVHQVNLEYLAKVAATREVDGETEVFPDSLVGTDSHTTMINGLGVVGWGVGGIEAEAGMLGQPLYFLTPDVIGFKLTGQLAEGATATDLALTVTQMLRQKGVVGKFVEFYGPGLSNISLADRATVANMAPEYGATIGFFPVDEESLNYMRNTGRDNDLVELVKEYYTAQGMFRTDDTPDPVFTDTIELDLADVKPSLAGPRRPQDRIELTDMKKTWDETLTKPIEEGGFGATEASKKVAVEMDGKRFELDNGSVVIAAITSCTNTSNPSVMLGAALVAHKAVQKGLTVPPYVKTSLTPGSKVVTEYLEKSGMMSSLNQLGFTLAGYGCATCIGNSGPLPEEISQAINDNDLTVASVLSGNRNFEGRIHPDVKANYLASPPLVVAYALAGTVDIDFATDPIGHDADGNAVYFKDLWPSNAEVQKTVEASMNADQFREQYARVFDANERWNQMDTPEGELYEWDENSTYIQEPPFFVDLSPEVEAIQEINGARALAILKDSVTTDHISPAGAIAPSSPAGKYLKDHGVEPRDFNSYGSRRGNDRVMTRGTFANIRIRNQMVPGTEGGFTKHVPSGETLAIYDAAMKYKEENTPLVVLAGKEYGTGSSRDWAAKGTNLLGVKAVIAESFERIHRSNLVGMGVLPLQFSEGDSWQSLGLTGEESFDILGLDDNIQPFQTLKVKATKADGSVVEFDAITRLDSQVDIQYYKNGGILQTVLRQFLDNKEEVNA